Proteins encoded together in one uncultured Desulfosarcina sp. window:
- the lexA gene encoding transcriptional repressor LexA: MYSKNKLTKRQSEIFNFLFEFKEKEKMSPTYREIADHFGFKSAKAAADHVRALEKKGLVSRHGRRSRGIEIIAHLEQKSSDTISVPILGEIPAGSPEQKIEHRNRLLTIDASLINGPTHHRFFALKVKGDSMIGRGIHDGDWVIADADVVPCENEIVVALIDGENTLKTLAKKKSQIYLKAENPACEDWVPATELIIQGTARAIIRRV; encoded by the coding sequence ATGTATAGTAAAAACAAATTAACAAAAAGACAAAGTGAAATATTTAATTTTCTTTTTGAATTCAAAGAAAAAGAAAAGATGTCCCCTACATATAGGGAAATAGCTGATCACTTTGGATTTAAGAGCGCAAAAGCGGCAGCCGATCATGTTCGAGCCTTGGAAAAAAAAGGTCTCGTTTCCCGTCATGGTCGACGATCAAGAGGCATCGAGATAATCGCTCATTTGGAGCAAAAATCGTCAGACACAATATCCGTACCGATTCTGGGAGAGATCCCGGCGGGAAGCCCCGAACAAAAAATTGAACATCGAAACAGATTATTAACCATAGATGCCTCTCTGATTAACGGACCAACGCACCATCGTTTTTTTGCACTCAAAGTCAAAGGCGATTCGATGATTGGCCGGGGGATACATGATGGCGACTGGGTGATTGCAGATGCGGATGTTGTTCCTTGTGAAAATGAGATCGTGGTAGCCCTGATAGATGGGGAAAACACTTTAAAAACCCTTGCGAAAAAAAAGAGCCAAATTTATTTAAAAGCAGAAAATCCGGCTTGTGAGGATTGGGTTCCGGCTACTGAATTGATTATACAGGGTACTGCACGTGCAATTATCAGGCGGGTATAA